The DNA window GTGGCACGGTGAAGCCACTTATAGCCTGTCTTACGGCTAATCCCAAAGCGTCTACACAGAGCGCTGACATTTGAATCTGGTTTACTCGCTAGGGCAGTAAACTCTTGTCTTAGGGTCATCACTAACACCTCATTCCAGGGCATATCAGCATCCTCAAAATCTGACATACCACTTACTTTAAAGTGTTACCTATGTGTCCGAACGTTTTGTAACCTATGTCTCCGGTCTATACACCAGTGCCTCAGGGTTAGCCGCATAGGTGAGCTTGTCGACATTGACCACCTTATGCCCTTTTGCAATCAGCAAACGCATCAATGCCGAACCGATAAAGCTGCAGCCACCCGTGACAAGAATCTTCATGTCTGTGCTCAATAATCATTGCCGCTTATCAGCAAAGGTCAAACCTTATCGGCGACAATATCAAAAAGCAAACACTTGATGTTTCAGGGCTAATAATACAGCATTTGAGAGGCCTACATAGCCCGTACCGGCAATCGACACTTTCATTTTTACAACAAGCCCTTAAAGTAAAATACAGTTATCTCAAACTAAGCTTTATTAAAAAAATTCAACATTGTTAAATACTGATCAATAATCAATTTCTCATCGAACTTTGTCTTTATAAACTCACGACTAAACTTACCCATTAGAGCACGTTGTTCGCCTGTCATATAAATAATTTTATCAAAACAACTAGCAAGTGATTCTGCACTTCTTACATCGCAAATAAATCCATTCAAATTATCTAATACAACTTCGCGACAACCTGGAGCATTGCTGACTATAAGAGGTTTCTCCATAGCTGCAGCCTCGATCATAGTTCTAGGTATACCCTCTCTATATGACGGTAGAACTACACAATCTGCAGCTGCCATATAAGGACGTACATCATCAGTAACACCAAGATATTCAACTAATCCAGATTTAACCCATAAATCAATTATATCGTTTCCAATAGCGCTAGGATTATTAGAGTCACACGGACCTAAAAGTTGAAAAATCACATCAGGATTTGACTCTCTAACTAACTTAGCAGCATCTACGTACTCACGAATTCCTTTGTCCCAAAGCATTCTAGCTATTAAAAGAAATCGTACTTTATCATCGCGCCTATCATTAACAACCGGAGAAAAATAGTTTAAATTAACACCTTCACCATTTAGAACAACAGCTTTTTGCGCAGAAACAAGCTTGCTTTCGATAAAAACTGTTTTATCATCTTCGTTTAAAAACCACACTTGGAAGGGAAATTTAAAAGAAAATTTATAGAGAACTCTAGCTACTTTTGAAACAAAATTACTATTAATAAATGTATACCCCAAGCCTGTTGTAACAGCAAGTGAAGGAATTGAAAGTAGCCTTGCTGCAATTGAACCGTAAATATTGGGCTTTATTGTATAATGAATCACCAAATCTGGTTTCAGTTTTTTGTATAAAAAAAGTAGTCTAATAAAAACAAAAAAATCTTCTACTGGACTAACACCTTTTGCAGACAACGAAAAATCAACAACCTCGCAACCTATAGATACGAGCTTACTTGAAAAACTATCAGATGGGCAGACAACGGTGACTTTAAAACCATCTGCGATCAAACGTTTTATCAACCCCAACCTAAAATTGTATAAAGACCAAGCTGTATTTGACACTAATAATAATTTCATTTAAACCCACAAATAACCAAACTAAAAACCTATTATATATTGATGTTCTTACCTGAACGCATAACGTAAAAAGATACAAAATGCCCAACAATAAGAACGTATAATAACTTGAGCTTATAAAACTCCCATGCAGTAAAAAGCATTAGGCAAGTGTTAAGCAAATGCAACAATAAAAAGCATCTACTTAAACTATTTAAGTTATACATTTTTTTTATTAAAATACTAAGCAACATTGACCAAAAAACAAATCCAACAGGACCTGTAAATGACAATATTGTTAGACCTGAAAATAAATTAAATTTATCATTCAAAAAGAAACCACTTGAATCACCAACTCCTTTACTTTGAAACTCACCTGATAGTCGGTCAACAATCTTAAAAATGAAGTCTGGTTCAAAAAAAGGAAAAAAAGAACTAAACTTTCCAACGTTATAAAACTCATTAATATTTATTAAGTATATAGAGTTTACGCTAGCGCTAGTTATATAGCCTAACAGACCACCGCCCCCTCCCCCTCTAATAAAAATAAAAAACGAAAGTATAAAGGACAAGAAGGTACAAGCTAATATATATATGTATTTATTGAACTTGAAATCGGAAAAAATATAAAAGGAAAATCCAGCAAAAACAAATGCATGAAGAACGGTAAATTTTATACCGTGAAAAAAGGATACTATAACACATAAAAAAAACAGAATAACATCCAATATTTTTTTATTAAATTTAAGAGAAGTTATTAATGGGTGCTTAAAGTAACAAATAAATAAAGGGATAGCACAAAGATGTAAAAAATAAAGATAATTTAAAATAACATACCGACCAAAAGTTTTTTCCCACACTCTCGGAGATATAAATATGAGTTGCATGTCACCAACTCTGTAAACATTTAAAATAGTGGCTATAATAGCTACAGCCGCAAATGAACGTGCAATATTACGGAGAAGAACTAAATTTACCCCTCTTGAATATATATCTAAAGTAAAATTATTACGTCCATTTGTCCTTAGAAAAAAACAAAAAATCAAAAACGATACTAAAAATGAAAACCAGTAAAAATAAACATTCAGTGTATTGATTGCAACATTGTGCACATACATATAGTCCCATAATCCAAACTCATTTCCATCTAAAGCAATAGAAAAAAGCAGAAAAGAAATAAAATATAGAAAAACAGGTAGCTTTGGAATGTTGAATGCTATCAATACAATAACAAGTATTACGATACTAATCAGAGAAAACATTCAAAATTCCCAAGGTTAAAATCTAGACATGAATACATAAAACGAAAAATTAACTCCGCCTGAAAAAATAATTCAACAAATATGAGTCCTTGGTTATAATACTAATTTTAAATAAAATCAAAAAAAACCTTAACTTTGTTGACAACTTCATTGCATTTCTATATTTAGAAAAAAACTTTAATGATGCAGGGATATTAAAACTTCTCTGCTCACTACGAAGCCAAACTATCGTGACAGTAATCACTGGTAAGCAACAACATTTTAAAGCGCTAGCAGCACGGATAAAAAAATCTAAATCTTGTGAGCGCTTAAGTTCTTCATCCCAACGAACCAAATTAAAAGCTTGCCTATGTATAATATAAGAAGAAGTTTGGGCATATCCACCACAAAAACCAAGAATATAGTCAACAGGACTCTCAAACTTATTCAAGTCCCTAGCCTTTCGTATCTTATAAACATTCCCGTCAAATATTTTCGCACCACCATAGACAAATTCAGCCTTAGTTGACTCAAGGAAACTTAAAGCTCTCTCTAAATGAGTTGAGTCCCATATATCATCAGAATCTAAAAAAGCAATAAATTCTCCAGAAGAATTGTCAGCTCC is part of the Shewanella cyperi genome and encodes:
- a CDS encoding glycosyltransferase family 2 protein, which produces MKDIVKVSIVIPVCDRLDKLIKTIESVDQQSFQDFEVIIVENNSVNPELIASFVNSLDMNIKYYSMDICSNTNVARNFGADNSSGEFIAFLDSDDIWDSTHLERALSFLESTKAEFVYGGAKIFDGNVYKIRKARDLNKFESPVDYILGFCGGYAQTSSYIIHRQAFNLVRWDEELKRSQDLDFFIRAASALKCCCLPVITVTIVWLRSEQRSFNIPASLKFFSKYRNAMKLSTKLRFFLILFKISIITKDSYLLNYFFRRS
- a CDS encoding O-antigen polymerase — translated: MFSLISIVILVIVLIAFNIPKLPVFLYFISFLLFSIALDGNEFGLWDYMYVHNVAINTLNVYFYWFSFLVSFLIFCFFLRTNGRNNFTLDIYSRGVNLVLLRNIARSFAAVAIIATILNVYRVGDMQLIFISPRVWEKTFGRYVILNYLYFLHLCAIPLFICYFKHPLITSLKFNKKILDVILFFLCVIVSFFHGIKFTVLHAFVFAGFSFYIFSDFKFNKYIYILACTFLSFILSFFIFIRGGGGGGLLGYITSASVNSIYLININEFYNVGKFSSFFPFFEPDFIFKIVDRLSGEFQSKGVGDSSGFFLNDKFNLFSGLTILSFTGPVGFVFWSMLLSILIKKMYNLNSLSRCFLLLHLLNTCLMLFTAWEFYKLKLLYVLIVGHFVSFYVMRSGKNINI
- a CDS encoding glycosyltransferase family 4 protein; the encoded protein is MKLLLVSNTAWSLYNFRLGLIKRLIADGFKVTVVCPSDSFSSKLVSIGCEVVDFSLSAKGVSPVEDFFVFIRLLFLYKKLKPDLVIHYTIKPNIYGSIAARLLSIPSLAVTTGLGYTFINSNFVSKVARVLYKFSFKFPFQVWFLNEDDKTVFIESKLVSAQKAVVLNGEGVNLNYFSPVVNDRRDDKVRFLLIARMLWDKGIREYVDAAKLVRESNPDVIFQLLGPCDSNNPSAIGNDIIDLWVKSGLVEYLGVTDDVRPYMAAADCVVLPSYREGIPRTMIEAAAMEKPLIVSNAPGCREVVLDNLNGFICDVRSAESLASCFDKIIYMTGEQRALMGKFSREFIKTKFDEKLIIDQYLTMLNFFNKA